A genomic window from Helianthus annuus cultivar XRQ/B unplaced genomic scaffold, HanXRQr2.0-SUNRISE HanXRQChr00c002, whole genome shotgun sequence includes:
- the LOC118489695 gene encoding extensin-like has protein sequence MSTRGGICIGTPPHSGSSRYSPLHEEPEMGESSHPVSEVTSAPIAPPPPQNFGEPIPAYASSAPFNPFEQIYPPGYDYTGDPYWIASNYSSLPPEGPFGGTWAMGQSTFGYPPHGYQQPQPPQPPQYPPPSQAPMMSPPQVQEILQGIDNVRREMRHELREERRHNRGMFKKMVSK, from the exons atgtctacacgaggaggaatATGCATCGGCACCCCTCCTCATTCTGGTAGCAGCCGATATTCGCCTCTTCACGAAGagccagagatgggagaatcttcgcatcccgtctcagaagtAACCTCTGCGCCAATCGCGCCACCGCcaccgcagaactttggagagccaatcccTGCTTATGCTAGCTCGGCACCGTTCAATCCTTTCGAGCAGATTTACCCTCCAGGTtatgactatacaggggatccCTACTGGATAGCCTCGAACTACAGCTCTCTCCCTCCGGAAGGTCCTTTTGGAGGTACGTGGGCTATGGGGCAATCGACTTTTGGATACCCCCCGCATGGAtatcagcagccgcagcctcctcaaccaccgcaaTATCCGCCACCGTCGCAGgcaccgatgatgtcgccacctcaagttcaagaaatccttcaaGGGATAGATAACGTGCGACGAGAGATGCGGCATGAATTGCGGGAAGAACGCCGGCATAACCGTgggatgtttaagaagatg gtttctaaatag